In Cupriavidus sp. EM10, the genomic window CCACTCGCCGCCGAGCCGATGGTCGCCATGCCGCTACCGGCGGCCGCCGCACCCATCACCTCGCCCGACTACACGCCGCCCGCCTGGACCCAGTCCCTGCGGCGCGCCAGTACGGCGCTGGTCGTGCTGGCGGCGCTGGCGGCGCTCTACGCGTTGCACGTTGCGGCTGCGTTCATCGTGCCCGTGGTGGTGGCCATCATCCTGGCCTATCTGCTCGATCCCGTGGTGGCGCTGCTCCAGCGCCAGCGCATTCCCCGTGCCATTGGCGCAACCATGGTGCTGCTGGGCCTGCTGGCGCTGGCCCTGAGTTGCGTCTACCTGCTGCAGGGCGAGGTATCGTCGATCGTCGACCGGCTGCCGGAGATCGCCAGCAAGCTGTCGCGGTCGGTGGGCGCGCTGATGAGCGGCGACGATTCGGTGGTCACGAAGGTGCGCCGGGCGGCCACCATCCTCAACGGCACAGGGCAGCCTCCCGTTCCCAAGGGCGGACCGGTGGTGGTGGAACGCGCTGCCGACAATTTCAGCGAAATGCTATGGGCGGGCTGGGTCGGCGCCTTTGCGCTGATGGCGCAATCGGTGGTGGTGCTGTTCCTGACGTGGTTCCTGCTGCTGGCCGGCGACATGTTCAAGCGCAAGTTCATCAAGATGGCCGGCAAGACCTTGAGCCAGAAGAAGATCAACGTCCACATGCTGGACGAGATCAACCGGCAGGTGCAGCGCTACATGCTGATGCTGCTGGTGACCAACGCGTTACTGGGCTTCTGCATCTACCTGCTATTGAAGTATCTGTCGTTCGAGAATGCCGGCACCTGGGCCGTGGTCGCCGCCGTGCTGCACCTGGTGCCGTACTTCGGCTCGCTGGTCGTGGCCGTGTGCCTGGGGGTGGCCGGCTTCATGCAGGCTGGCACACTGGCCGTGGCAGGCGCCGCGGCGGGCGGGTCGATGGTCATCGCCACGCTGATCGGCAACGGCATGACCACCTGGATGACGGGTCGCCTGGCGCGCATGAACCCGGTGGCGGTGTTCGTGTCGCTGCTGCTGTTCACGTGGCTGTGGGGCACCTGGGGCATGCTGCTGGCGATACCGCTGGCGGTCATCGCCAAGGTGGTGGCCGACCACGTGGAAGGGTTGGAAGTCGTGGCCGAATTTCTTGGCGAATGAGCGATGCCGAATTGTCGCCGTCTTATCATTTCGCCGCCGCCTGGCGGCAGCCGGTTCGCCCGTCCCATCCACAAGTACAACAAAAGGGGAGGTGGCGTGACGGTTACGGGCCTCCATGGCGTTGGTTGGCGCCACGGGACTCGGAAGTCCTTTACCGATGACTGTTAGCCCGTGGCGACTTTGGGGCCTGAAACCCAGCGAGGTCATCTGCCCAACCTTCGACGCCGTTGTCACATTCGATATAGGTGGCGGGCGGCTGTTCCTTGGCAATCACCCTTGTCCGGCGGCATTTTGTCCCGGGCCCCACTGCAATTCCTTGATTCCGTGCGCCCGACCGGTGGCGGGGTCGCGGATCGTCGCGCCGTACACTTTGACTGGCGCAACAACCGCATACTCAGTGAAATCAAGGATATATCCGGTAAATAGCGCGTTCGCACCCAGCAGTACCGCGCAAGCAATCAAAGCGAGGATGATTGGGATCTTCACATACTTCACGGACGGCGCCCGAAGAGTCTGGATAACCAACCGCGTTGTCGGCTGCGAGGCTTCGCTTCGACTTGCGGCTTGTGCCTCGTCGGCTGCGCCGTGTACGGATCGTTCTCAGCGACGCGCCTTTCCAATTCATCGCGGAGCACAATTTCTTCCGAACGGGTGATCCACAGCTCCACGCCGATTACCTCCCTGAATGTCCGATTGCTACGCAGGTACTCATTGAAGTTGCCCCTCATATACCGGGCAGGCGCACGGCTGTACACGACGTCGTCGCTGCGGAACGCGATGGACGCATGGCCGAACTGCGATCCCATTGAGACGATCCGACTGTCGAAGATACTTACCTCGATGAAGTGCCGATCGTCCTGAGTGGCCTTCGGCGCGCCAGTTTCAGAGAGCGTCGCATGACGAGCGTTCACCGAAGCAAGCGTCTGCGCCATCGAAGACGACCGCCGGGCCTTACCTTGGCCTTCATCTTGGCCTGATTCGGCAAGGACCTCGATAGTGAAATTGCTTTGAGATGGATTAACCCACGGTGGCTCGGCGCATTTGCAATACACCCGTGCCCCGCTCACCAGCAATCGCCTCCCCATGAAGACGAAGTTGGGGACGCAGTCGTTATGGACTGGGCCATGTGACTCGCAGGCGGGACATGTCGCGGTGGCGCCCTCCAGCGCCACGGTCTTGCCGTGATGGGAAAACAAGAAGCTGCTGTCGGCAACAAGGATGCCGCCCGTCGAGGTGCCGTCGCCATCCCGTAATGCATATCTGACCTGAGCCATATCGCCTCCATCAAGAAAACCTGCCCATTCTTGATAGCTGCCGATGGCCACGCAATCGCCAAATGCTGAAATCGGATCGCGGCATGAACTGCCGACCCGATTGTCCACACCCCAAGACAAACTGTCAGGCGATTCACTCTTCTTTGCTTCGACACCAATCGTTACATTTCAGGCGCCGCATCGCGTCCGAGCCCGTACGGAGGCGCGCGTGCGCGCGTCTCACTACAAGGATAACGAAGCATGAAGACCCGTCTCGCCTGCCTGGCCGCCATGGCCGTCCTGCCTGCCCTGCCCTCGGCTGCGCAGGCCCAATCGAGCATCACGCTGTATGGCGTGGTCGACGCCGGTGTGGAGTTCCTGACCCACGCCCCTAATACCGCCACCGGCGGCAGCAACAACGTTGTACGCATGTCGGCCGGCAACTTGTCGACGTCGCGCTGGGGCCTGCGTGGCGCCGAAGACCTGGGTGGTGGCCTGAAGGCGGTCTTCACGCTGGAAAGCGGCTTTGACCTTGACACTGGCAGCCTGAACCAGGGCGGCCGCCTGTTCGGCCGGCAGGCCTTCGTGGGTCTGCAGAACCAGTACGGCACGCTGTCGCTGGGTCGTCACCAGACGGTGCTGTATGACTTCTCGCTGGCCTATGACCCGATGGCCATCGCCACGCGCTACTCGGTGCTGATGCACGACAAATGGATGTCGGGCCGTGCCGACAACTCGCTCAAATTCACCGGCCAGACTGGCGCGTTCTATTATGGCCTGTTCTACAGCACTGGCTACGACAGCAGCGCTGGTGGCGAAGTGCCGGGGACTACAAGGCCGGCCGCAACTGGTCGGTGTCGGGCGGCTACGATGCCGGCCCGGTGTCAGCCCGCGTGGTCTATGACGAAGTGCGCGGCAGCACCATCGCCACCGACGACAACCGCGAGCGCCGCGCCACCATCGGCGCCAGCTACAACTTCGGCCGTGGCCGCGCGTTTGCCGGCTATCGCTGGTACTACGGCGACTTTGCCAGCAGTTCGCTGCGTACCAACCTGTACTGGGTGGGCGCCACCTACCAGGTGACGCCGGCCATCGCCGTGACCGGCGCGGCCTACTACACCGACGTGCGCAACAGCGGCGGCGATCCGTACAGCTTCGTGCTGTCGGGCACGTATTCGCTGTCCAAGCGCACCGACCTGTACGCGATCACCGCTTACGCGCAGAACCGCGACGGGTCGTCGATGGGCCTGTCGGGCTTTGGTCCGTCGCTGAACGGCAGCGCCACCACGCTGACCGCCACCAGCGAACAGGTGCGTGCCGGCCAGAGCCAGTTCGGCGCCATCATCGGCGTGCGGCATCGGTTTTGATGGGTTTGCTCCCCTCTCCCGCCATGCGGGAGAGGGGTCGGGGTGAGGGATTGGCGGTTCAAGTTGCGTCGTGTCGGCAAGCAGAGCTGCATTGCCCTCACCCCAGCCCCTCTCCCGCTGCGCGGGAGAGGGGAGCAAAACAATGGGGAATCCAGCGCCTCAGCGCAATCCCAGCGCCTTCAATGCCGCGTCGAGCGATGCTTCTTGCTCGGCCGCGTAGAGCGCCAGTTCATCGCTGACGGTGGCGCCCAGTGCCTGCTCGAAGGCCGCGCGGTTGGGGGATGCCTGCAGGTCGTCGCGGTTCTCGTCGCCGAGGTTCGACTGGAAGATGCCGGCGGCGCTGACCGGCAGGAAGTCTTCATACGTGATCGGCTCCGCCACCAGCGCGCCGGCGGCGATCAGTGCTTCCACATCGCCGCCATCGGCTGCCGCGTTGCCGACCGCATACCGGTAGTACGCCAGGCCCTGCTGACGCAGCGCCTGGTGATCGTCCGGAAATGCCCGGAACACATCGCCCAGCGTCTTCCGATAGGTGTCGGCGTTCGAGCCGTCGCCGGCCGGCGTGATGAGCTTGCGCACGTCGTTCAGCAGTTCGTCGTACAGTTTGCGGCCCTTCGGAGTCAGCGCCACGCCGCGCTGTTCGATCTCGCCGAAGCGGGCCGTATGGGTGCCGGCCTCGCCGCCATCGCGGAAGGTCACCGGTTCGCTCAGGGCCAGGAAGCTGGTCTGGCGCAGCAGGATCGGGCAGCGGCGCGTGGGCGGGCCTTCCACCACGGCCTTGGGCTGGATGCCGCGTGCGGGCATCTGCGCCTGGACGATATCGATATCCAGCGTGCGCGGCGTCAGGTGGTTGATATGCGGGCCGGGGAAGCAGACGATGTCGGCAATCAGCGGATGCGTCTTGCGCAGCTTCCAGTACAGATCTGCCTCGACGGTGGACTTGCCGTGCCAGCGGAACGTCTCCAGCGCCTCGGCGACGAAACGGGCCGCGTCGTCGTTGCCCAGCCCGCCCTGCTGCTCGGCGCGCTCGATCAGCGCCAGGCAGCCCGGCGTGAAGATCGTCCGCGTGGCCAGCACCGACGCGGCGGCGTCGCGCAGCGCGGCGTCCTGGATCAGGTCCAGGCGCAGCAGCGACGTGAACACGCGGAACGGGTTCTCGGCCAGGCCAGCGATGTCCTTCGGCCGGAACGCCGTGGAATGGACCGGCACGCCCGCCACCGACAGGTCGTAGTAACCCACCGGGAACATGCCCATCACGGCAAACAGGCGGCGGATCGTGGCCAGTTCTTCCGGCGTGCCCACGCGGATGGCGCCGTGGCGCTCCACCTCGATGCGCGATTCCTGGCCGGCCGCACCGGCGGCCGCGGCGCCCACGCTGGCCAGCACCTCGGCGTTGACGTCCGATACCAGCGACATCAGCGTGCCGTATTGCGGCACCTCGGCGCGGTACATATCGGACATGGCGCGCGAGAACTGGGCGCGGATCTGGCTGGGGGACATGAAGGCGGTAGACATATTGTTCTGGGGAACGACTCGGTGACTGAAAAGAGCCGCCAAGTCTGGACATACGGGTACCCGCGGGCAAGCGATTTTTCGGGGCGATTTGATGCAGTTTTGGCATCAACTTGATGCCCGGCCTGCGATACGGATCAGCTACCCCGGCACTCCCGTAGCAGCCAGTCGGCAAACAGTCCAGCCTTGTTCCGATCGCTACCGTCGCCGGTTTTGGCCTGCCGATAGGTCAGGAAATAAGCGCCATTGCGGCCCGATCCGGGCGCCCCGGCAAACGGCAACGCGGCCAGCCGTCCGCCTTCGATCTCCGCGCGCACCATCATTTCTGGCAAAACGGCGATGCCAAGCCCGCAGATGGCGGCGCCAGTGACCATCGTGAACAGGTCGTAGCGCGGCCCGAGGCGCGCCTTGCGGCGGATCGTCTCGTCGTCGCCGCCGAACCAGTCGGGCCACGCATCCGGACGGCTGGCCAGGTGCAGCAGCGGCAGGTTCAGCAGGTCTTCGCGCTTGCGCAGGCGGGCGCCCTGCAGCAACTGCGGGCTGCAGACCGGAATCGACGGGCCCTCTTCCAGCAGCTTGGCGGACGGATGCCCGTCCCAGGCGTCATCGCCAAAATAGATGGCGGCATCGAACAGCGAGTCGGCAAAGTGGAAAGGTTCGGGGCGCGCATGGATATTGACGACGACGCGCGGATGCTCGGCGCGAAAGCCGGCCAGGCGCGGAATCAGCCACTGGGTGGCGAAGGTGGGCACCACGGCCAGTTCCAGCACCTCCATGCCGCCGGCGCGCGACGCCAGGTCCTTGGTGGCGCGCTCGATGGCCTTCAGTTCGGCGCGGATCTCGCGCACGTAGCGGTCGCCGTCGGGCGTCAGCACCACACGCTGGCGCACCCGCTCGAAGAAGCGCACGCCTAGCCGTTCCTCCAGCGCCTGGATCTGCCGCGAAATCGCGCTTTCGGTGACGTTCAGTTCGGCCGCGGCACGGGTAAAGCTGCCAAGGCGGGCAGCGCACTCAAGCATCTGGAGTGCGATCAGGCTGGGCAGGCGCATGGTTCAGTCGAGGCAATCAGGGACGTGAAATGGTGGCCAGGATACGCTGGAGCTTGTCCGGGTTGCGCTGGGCCTGGATGCCGACGATGCGTTCGCCGTCGGTCACGTAGGTCTGGGCCGATTCGAGCTGGCCGTCGATAAAGCGCAGCAGCGACCACTGGCCGTTGAGCACCACCATCTGCACATGCACCGTCTGGCCGCGCCGCTTGGCCGTGAAGTACAGCTGCGCGATCTTGCCACCGCCGACCAGCGGCTTCGGGAAGCTCGGCACCTTGCCGCCGCCATCGCCGATCAGCGTCGCTTCGTCGGCCAGCAGGCCACGAATTGCGTCGAAGCTGCCCTGTTCCAGCGCCTGGGCAAACCGGCGCACCAGGTTCTGATGGGCGTCCGTGCGGACGGGCTGGGCTGGCCGCCCGTCGCGCAACTGGGTCCTGGCGCGGCTGACCAGCTGGCGGCAGGCCGACTCGCTCTTGCCGATGATCGACGCCACCTCGGCATAGTCCGCGTCGAAGACTTCACGCAGCAGAAAGGCGGCGCGCGCTTCGGGCGTCAGGCGTTCCAGCAGGAAAAGATAAGCCACCGACACATCGTCGGCACGCTCCTGGATGGCCTCGGGGCTATCCGTGCTGTCGCTCAACAGCGGCTCGGGCAGCCAGATGCCGGCGTAGTGCTCGCGCTGCAGCTTGGCCGCGCGCAGATGGTCGATGGCCAACCGCGTGGTCACGGATACCAGCCAGGCCTCGGTATTGTCGATTGCGGCGCGATCGGTGCCGTGCCAGCGCAGCCAGGCATCCTGCACCACATCCTCGGCTTCGGCCACCGCGCCCAGCATGCGATAGGCGATGCCATGCAGGCGGGGGCGCAGCTGGTCGAACGTCTGGGTGGAATCCGAGGCAGGGGCTGGTTCAGGGGCGGGTTCGGGCGCGGCCATGGCGTGAGTGTGCTGCGGTGGATAGCCATTGTGGCATTCGCGCCCCATCCGCGTCTCGACTTCCGCCTGACCGAAACCTTGAAATTTCCGAAGCACTGTATATATTTACAGTGCACTGTATGGATGAACAGTGTCCAACCCCATCGAACCTTCGGAGCCCTGTATGGAACACATGATCCGTGTGCAGAACGACTATGACCGCCAGGTGCTGATCTGGCTGCGCGGGCGCATCGGCGACGCCGCCCTGATGTCGGCCGCCCGCCGCACCGCCGCGGACGGAGAAAAGCCTTATCTGTCAACGATTTGCCGATTGCTGAACATCCGGCCGCCGTCACGCCGAAGCTTCGCCGAGGAAGCCCGCAAGACCCATCGCGCGGTCGGTGAACGTTATCTGGCGCAGATTCGGCAGATCCTGGCCAAGCCGGTCAGCCATCGTGAAACAGCCAAGCAAGAAGCCCGGCCGCAGGGGTCGCTGTTCTAAGGCGGTCATCGGAACCACCTGACGTTTAGTCCGAATTATTGAAATCCAATAATTCGGACTAAACCGCGCTCAGGTCACTTTTCTTCCAACTACTTGGGCAGTTCGCTGACCCGCATTGCCGGCGTGATCTGTAGCGGATCGGTCACCAGTTCCAGCACCGCCGGCTTGCCTGCCTGCTGCGCACGCGCGAAGGCGGCGGCGAAGTCCTCGGTCCGCTCCACGCGCTCGGCCCAGGCGCCGCACGCCTTGGCCATCTCCACAAAGTCCGGGTTGACGATGGTGGTGCCGCTCTGGCGCCCCGGGTAGCGGCGTTCCTGGTGCATCCGGATCGTGCCGTACATGCGGTTGTTCACCAGGATCACGATCAGGTTCACGCCGTGGGCGGCGGCGGTGGCGATTTCCTGCGGATACATCAGGTAGCAGCCGTCGCCGGCAAAGCAGACCACCGTCTTTTCGGGATAGCGCAGCTTGGCGGCGATGGCGGCCGGCAGGCCGTAGCCCATCGCGCCGCAGGTCGGGGCCAGTTCGGTGCGCGGGCGCTTGTAGGCATAGAAGCGGTGCAGCCAGACCGTGTAGTTGCCGGCGCCGTTGGACAGCATGGCGTCCTCGGGCAGCACCTGGTTCAGGTGCGCCATGGCGGCGGCCATGTCCACGCCGGTCAGTTCGGCATGCGGCTTCGGGGGCGTGACAAAGGCTTCATGCTCGGCGCGGGCGCCGGCCGTCCAGTCTTTCCAGGGCACCGAGGCCGGCGCGGCCAGCGATGCCAGCATCGCGGCGCCCGGCTCCACGCCGGCGTGAATCGGCAGCGCGGCCTGGTAGACGCGGCCCAGTTCGAAGCTGTCGGCATGGATATGCACGAGCTTCTGCGTGGGCTGGGGCACCTCCAGCAGCGAATAGCTATCGGTGGCGATATCGCCAAGCCGCGTGCCGAACGCCACGATAAGGTCGGCCGTCTTCACGCGCTCGGCCAGCTTGGGGCTGACGCCCAGGCTCAGGTGGCCCACGTAATGCGGGTCGCGGTTGTCGATCACGTCCTGGCGGCGGAAGGCGCAGGCCACGGGCAAGTCCCAGGCTTTGACGAACGCGGCGAAGTCGCGCACGGTCTGGTCGGTCCAGTTGGCGCCGCCGGCAATCACCAGCGGACGCTGGGCGGTGGCCAGCGCGGCGGCCAGTGCCTTGGCATCCTCGGGGCGCGGCGCGGCGGCCACCGAGCGATACGGCGCGGCATCGGCCACGTCGACCAGTCCATCCAGCACATCCTCGGGCAGCGCCAGCACCACCGGACCGGGCCGGCCAGACGTGGCCACTGCGAAAGCGCGGGCCACCATCTCCGGGATGCGCGCCGGATCGTCGATCTCGGCCGCCCACTTGCACATCGACCCGAAGACAGCGGCGTAATCCACCTCCTGGAACGCTTCCCTGCCCTTGTGCTCGCGGGCGATCTGGCCGACGAACAGGATCATCGGCGTGGAGTCCTGCTGGGCGATATGCACGCCGATGCTGCCGTGCGTGGCACCCG contains:
- a CDS encoding thiamine pyrophosphate-binding protein encodes the protein MTTNTPQTARTGGRVLVDQLRIHGTERIFCVPGESFLDVLDALHDQPAIDLVVCKHEGAAANMAEADGKLTGRPGICFVTRGPGATHGSIGVHIAQQDSTPMILFVGQIAREHKGREAFQEVDYAAVFGSMCKWAAEIDDPARIPEMVARAFAVATSGRPGPVVLALPEDVLDGLVDVADAAPYRSVAAAPRPEDAKALAAALATAQRPLVIAGGANWTDQTVRDFAAFVKAWDLPVACAFRRQDVIDNRDPHYVGHLSLGVSPKLAERVKTADLIVAFGTRLGDIATDSYSLLEVPQPTQKLVHIHADSFELGRVYQAALPIHAGVEPGAAMLASLAAPASVPWKDWTAGARAEHEAFVTPPKPHAELTGVDMAAAMAHLNQVLPEDAMLSNGAGNYTVWLHRFYAYKRPRTELAPTCGAMGYGLPAAIAAKLRYPEKTVVCFAGDGCYLMYPQEIATAAAHGVNLIVILVNNRMYGTIRMHQERRYPGRQSGTTIVNPDFVEMAKACGAWAERVERTEDFAAAFARAQQAGKPAVLELVTDPLQITPAMRVSELPK
- a CDS encoding AI-2E family transporter produces the protein MSTVPPSPALRSARPPEPSTLTPDAEPVAAEPLAAEPMVAMPLPAAAAPITSPDYTPPAWTQSLRRASTALVVLAALAALYALHVAAAFIVPVVVAIILAYLLDPVVALLQRQRIPRAIGATMVLLGLLALALSCVYLLQGEVSSIVDRLPEIASKLSRSVGALMSGDDSVVTKVRRAATILNGTGQPPVPKGGPVVVERAADNFSEMLWAGWVGAFALMAQSVVVLFLTWFLLLAGDMFKRKFIKMAGKTLSQKKINVHMLDEINRQVQRYMLMLLVTNALLGFCIYLLLKYLSFENAGTWAVVAAVLHLVPYFGSLVVAVCLGVAGFMQAGTLAVAGAAAGGSMVIATLIGNGMTTWMTGRLARMNPVAVFVSLLLFTWLWGTWGMLLAIPLAVIAKVVADHVEGLEVVAEFLGE
- a CDS encoding PAAR domain-containing protein, translating into MAIGSYQEWAGFLDGGDMAQVRYALRDGDGTSTGGILVADSSFLFSHHGKTVALEGATATCPACESHGPVHNDCVPNFVFMGRRLLVSGARVYCKCAEPPWVNPSQSNFTIEVLAESGQDEGQGKARRSSSMAQTLASVNARHATLSETGAPKATQDDRHFIEVSIFDSRIVSMGSQFGHASIAFRSDDVVYSRAPARYMRGNFNEYLRSNRTFREVIGVELWITRSEEIVLRDELERRVAENDPYTAQPTRHKPQVEAKPRSRQRGWLSRLFGRRP
- a CDS encoding VOC family protein, giving the protein MSTAFMSPSQIRAQFSRAMSDMYRAEVPQYGTLMSLVSDVNAEVLASVGAAAAGAAGQESRIEVERHGAIRVGTPEELATIRRLFAVMGMFPVGYYDLSVAGVPVHSTAFRPKDIAGLAENPFRVFTSLLRLDLIQDAALRDAAASVLATRTIFTPGCLALIERAEQQGGLGNDDAARFVAEALETFRWHGKSTVEADLYWKLRKTHPLIADIVCFPGPHINHLTPRTLDIDIVQAQMPARGIQPKAVVEGPPTRRCPILLRQTSFLALSEPVTFRDGGEAGTHTARFGEIEQRGVALTPKGRKLYDELLNDVRKLITPAGDGSNADTYRKTLGDVFRAFPDDHQALRQQGLAYYRYAVGNAAADGGDVEALIAAGALVAEPITYEDFLPVSAAGIFQSNLGDENRDDLQASPNRAAFEQALGATVSDELALYAAEQEASLDAALKALGLR
- a CDS encoding LysR substrate-binding domain-containing protein: MRLPSLIALQMLECAARLGSFTRAAAELNVTESAISRQIQALEERLGVRFFERVRQRVVLTPDGDRYVREIRAELKAIERATKDLASRAGGMEVLELAVVPTFATQWLIPRLAGFRAEHPRVVVNIHARPEPFHFADSLFDAAIYFGDDAWDGHPSAKLLEEGPSIPVCSPQLLQGARLRKREDLLNLPLLHLASRPDAWPDWFGGDDETIRRKARLGPRYDLFTMVTGAAICGLGIAVLPEMMVRAEIEGGRLAALPFAGAPGSGRNGAYFLTYRQAKTGDGSDRNKAGLFADWLLRECRGS
- a CDS encoding RNA polymerase sigma-70 factor — protein: MAAPEPAPEPAPASDSTQTFDQLRPRLHGIAYRMLGAVAEAEDVVQDAWLRWHGTDRAAIDNTEAWLVSVTTRLAIDHLRAAKLQREHYAGIWLPEPLLSDSTDSPEAIQERADDVSVAYLFLLERLTPEARAAFLLREVFDADYAEVASIIGKSESACRQLVSRARTQLRDGRPAQPVRTDAHQNLVRRFAQALEQGSFDAIRGLLADEATLIGDGGGKVPSFPKPLVGGGKIAQLYFTAKRRGQTVHVQMVVLNGQWSLLRFIDGQLESAQTYVTDGERIVGIQAQRNPDKLQRILATISRP